The following are encoded in a window of Castanea sativa cultivar Marrone di Chiusa Pesio chromosome 5, ASM4071231v1 genomic DNA:
- the LOC142637099 gene encoding cationic amino acid transporter 1-like, whose translation MGEYGRDEGVWRRGCSCTKDDFLPDESFRSWGNYVRALKDTPHRLKDRVLTRSSDETELVDVKAKSQHEMKKTLSWWDLMWFGIGAVIGSGIFVLTGLEAREHAGPAVVLSYVISGISALLSVFCYTEFAVEIPSAGGSFAYLRVELGDFMAFVAAGNILLEYVIGGAAVARSWTSYFATLLNHHPNDFRIVAHGLSPDYRYLDPIAIVVLAVICVMAVMSTKGSSIFNYIASIFHIAVIIFIIIAGLIKADTKNYSDFVPFGVRGIFQASAVLFFAYIGFDAVSTMAEETKNPGRDIPIGLVASMVIVTLAYCLLAVTLCLMQPYKDIDVDAPFSVAFEAAGWGWAKYIVAVGALKGMTTVLLVSAVGQARYLTHIARTHMMPPWLAIVNEKTGTPLNATVVMLAATAVIAFFTSLGILSNLLSISTLFIFMLVAIGLLVRRYYARGVTTIANSIKFIVFLALILGSSIATAIYWASSTDGWIGYTITVPIWFLSTFGLWLFVPQAREPKVWGVPLVPWLPSLSIAINIFLLGSIDKASFNRFGIWTLVMIVYYFLFGLHASYDTAKEASSAKVIKNVEEGAVN comes from the exons ATGGGAGAATATGGAAGAGACGAAGGTGTTTGGAGAAGAGGGTGCTCATGCACAAAAGACGATTTTCTCCCCGATGAATCATTTCGGAGCTGGGGAAACTATGTGAGGGCGTTGAAGGACACACCACATAGGCTGAAAGATCGAGTGCTGACTCGATCGTCAGACGAGACGGAGCTAGTGGACGTGAAGGCAAAGAGCCAGCACGAGATGAAGAAGACGCTGTCATGGTGGGACCTAATGTGGTTCGGTATAGGAGCTGTGATTGGTTCTGGGATCTTCGTCCTCACGGGGCTTGAGGCTCGAGAACACGCAGGACCTGCGGTTGTATTGTCCTACGTCATTTCGGGTATCTCTGCATTGCTCTCTGTTTTTTGCTACACTGAATTCGCCGTTGAGATCCCAAGCGCAG GTGGATCATTTGCCTATTTAAGAGTAGAGCTGGGTGATTTTATGGCCTTCGTTGCTGCCGGAAACATCCTACTTGAGTACGTGATTGGTGGAGCAGCCGTTGCCCGTTCTTGGACATCCTACTTTGCCACACTATTGAACCACCATCCAAATGATTTCCGCATTGTAGCCCATGGTTTATCACCAGACTATAGATACCTAGACCCCATTGCCATTGTTGTCTTGGCTGTCATTTGTGTTATGGCTGTTATGAGCACAAAGGGCTCCTCAATTTTCAATTACATTGCTTCCATCTTCCATATTGCTGTCATTATCTTCATCATCATTGCAGGCCTTATAAAAGCTGACACCAAAAATTACAGCGATTTTGTACCATTTGGCGTCCGTGGCATCTTTCAAGCATCAGCTGTGCTTTTCTTTGCCTATATTGGATTTGATGCTGTCTCAACCATGGCTGAGGAAACAAAGAATCCCGGTCGGGACATTCCTATTGGTCTTGTTGCCTCAATGGTGATTGTTACATTGGCATATTGTTTACTAGCCGTGACACTATGCCTAATGCAACCATACAAAGATATTGATGTAGATGCACCATTTTCTGTGGCATTTGAAGCCGCAGGTTGGGGATGGGCTAAGTACATAGTTGCTGTTGGTGCATTGAAGGGAATGACAACAGTTTTGCTTGTATCAGCAGTGGGTCAAGCTCGATATCTCACACATATTGCACGTACACACATGATGCCCCCATGGCTCGCCATTGTGAATGAGAAAACTGGGACTCCTCTCAATGCCACAGTGGTCATGCTTGCTGCCACTGCAGTAATTGCCTTCTTCACATCGCTTGGGATTCTCTCAAACTTGCTCTCAATCTCCACATTGTTTATCTTCATGCTTGTGGCTATTGGCCTTCTTGTGCGTCGATACTATGCTAGAGGGGTTACAACAATAGCAAACAGTATCAAGTTCATTGTGTTTCTTGCCCTTATTCTTGGATCTTCAATTGCCACTGCTATTTATTGGGCCTCATCTACTGATGGTTGGATTGGGTACACAATAACTGTACCAATTTGGTTCTTGTCAACTTTCGGGCTTTGGCTTTTTGTTCCACAGGCTAGGGAACCAAAAGTTTGGGGTGTACCATTGGTACCATGGCTGCCATCATTATCAATTGCCATCAACATTTTCCTTCTTGGTTCTATAGATAAAGCATCGTTCAATAGGTTCGGGATATGGACTCTAGTAATGATTGTTTACTATTTCCTTTTTGGATTACATGCATCCTATGACACAGCCAAGGAAGCAAGCAGTGCCAAAGTAATTAAAAATGTTGAAGAGGGGGCCGTGAATTAG
- the LOC142636830 gene encoding cationic amino acid transporter 1-like — protein sequence MASSTENGVGALGIDGLKKRSSFWKKEDFLPEESFQNWGNYVKALSSTKTRLKDRLLTRSQDCVELHEMRAQSEHEMKKNLNWWDLLWFGIGAVMGAGIFVLTGQAARNNAGPAVVISYLIAGISALLSVLCYTEFAVELPVAGGSFAYLRVELGDFVAYIAAGNILFQYIVSGASVARSWTSYFATLCNHNPDDFRINVSSIAEGYNHLDPIAIGISIVVAIGACLSIKGSSRFNSIATILHIIVMIFIVVAGLTKANPANYETFVPYGIPGVFTASAVLFFAYVGFDGVATLGEETKNPGRDIPIGLIGSMAITIVTYCLLAATLCLMQPYTQIDADAPFTIAFEAVGMKWAKYFVAFGALKGMTTVLLANVIGQARYFTHIARTHMAPPLLAVINEKTGTPMNATIIMTVANSIVAFFTSLDVLANLLSIATLFVFTLVAIALIVRRYYATGETSNADRNKLIGFLVLIIGSSIATAAYWAASKDHWIGYVVTVTVWFLATLGLNFTVKQAKKPQLWGVPLVPWLPSASIAINVFIMGSIDGPSFVRFSVWTLFLLIYYLLVALHASYDAAKEIERKAEATQATNIEAGTTK from the coding sequence ATGGCGAGTAGCACAGAAAATGGTGTTGGTGCACTTGGCATTGATGGGCTCAAGAAGAGAAGCTCTTTTTGGAAAAAAGAGGATTTCTTGCCAGAGGAGTCATTCCAGAACTGGGGAAACTATGTCAAGGCGTTGAGTAGTACAAAAACCAGGCTCAAAGATCGCCTGCTGACACGCTCCCAAGACTGCGTTGAGCTACATGAAATGCGTGCCCAGAGCGAGCATGAGATGAAGAAAAATCTGAATTGGTGGGATCTACTTTGGTTTGGCATTGGAGCCGTCATGGGCGCCGGAATCTTTGTCCTCACTGGTCAGGCTGCCAGAAATAATGCTGGTCCTGCAGTTGTAATTTCATACCTCATAGCAGGCATATCTGCATTGCTCTCGGTGCTGTGCTACACTGAGTTTGCAGTTGAACTCCCTGTGGCAGGAGGATCATTTGCCTATCTTAGAGTGGAGCTTGGTGACTTTGTGGCTTACATTGCTGCTGGAAACATTCTTTTCCAGTATATAGTATCTGGTGCTAGTGTGGCACGATCCTGGACTTCATATTTTGCTACATTGTGCAACCACAATCCTGATGATTTTCGCATAAATGTGTCATCCATAGCTGAAGGCTACAACCATTTAGACCCAATTGCCATTGGTATCTCAATTGTAGTTGCTATTGGTGCATGCTTAAGCATTAAGGGGTCCTCGAGATTCAATTCTATTGCTACCATCCTCCACATTATAGTCATGATATTCATCGTGGTTGCAGGTCTTACTAAAGCTAACCCTGCTAATTATGAAACCTTTGTGCCTTATGGTATTCCTGGTGTTTTTACAGCTTCTGCAGTGCTCTTCTTCGCTTACGTTGGGTTCGATGGAGTGGCAACCTTGGGTGAAGAGACCAAGAACCCAGGTAGAGACATCCCAATTGGGCTAATTGGTTCCATGGCAATTACCATAGTAACTTATTGCCTTCTAGCAGCAACATTGTGCTTAATGCAGCCATACACACAAATTGATGCCGATGCACCATTCACCATTGCATTCGAAGCAGTGGGGATGAAATGGGCCAAGTACTTTGTTGCATTCGGAGCATTAAAGGGCATGACCACAGTTCTGCTAGCTAATGTTATTGGTCAAGCTCGATATTTCACTCATATAGCACGTACCCACATGGCACCACCACTTCTTGCAGTTATCAATGAGAAAACTGGGACACCAATGAATGCTACGATCATTATGACTGTTGCAAACTCCATTGTAGCATTCTTCACAAGCCTTGATGTGTTGGCAAACCTTCTTTCCATAGCTACCCTATTCGTCTTTACCCTTGTTGCAATTGCTCTAATTGTGAGACGATACTATGCTACGGGTGAGACATCAAATGCTGACCGAAACAAGCTCATTGGGTTCTTGGTGTTGATTATTGGATCCTCAATTGCTACAGCTGCATATTGGGCAGCTAGCAAGGATCATTGGATAGGGTACGTAGTGACAGTAACAGTTTGGTTTTTGGCCACACTAGGGCTAAATTTCACAGTGAAGCAAGCAAAGAAACCTCAATTGTGGGGAGTGCCATTAGTTCCTTGGTTGCCATCTGCTAGCATTGCTATCAATGTCTTCATCATGGGTTCCATTGATGGACCATCATTTGTTAGATTCAGTGTATGGACATTATTTTTGCTCATCTACTATTTGCTTGTGGCGCTGCATGCTTCATATGATGCAGCTAAGGAGATTGAAAGGAAAGCTGAGGCAACTCAAGCAACAAACATTGAGGCTGGAACTACCAAATAG